The region TATTGTTAATAACTTGAATAAGGATAACCCATCCCGGAAATTGGCACTTGTACGTTGGAGCAAATGCATAAATCTGATTGAGAAAGTTTTCATTCAGCTGTCATTTGAATGAGAAAGATAAATGGCTATAATTTCCACCTTCCTCACTTTAATCTGCGGCGCTGTTGCTTTGTGTTCTTTTGATGGTTTCAATCGGTTGACATCTCGTTGTAGTTTACGACGTTACAAGGAGAGATACATTTACAAACTTATCTGATGTATGGGCTAAGGAACTGGAGCTCTACTCCACTAATGAGGATTGCTTGAAGATGCTTGTTGGAAATAAAGTTGATAGGGTTGGTCCTTTTCCTTTTCAACCTTTGGATTTCAACGCACTGTGTGTTGTTTTACCACTGTGATATGAATAGCACTTATATTTCATTCATTACTCTACTCTTTCAATGAGCACTTTCCTTGTTGGTGTTGCATAATTGGGTACACTTCTGTCGCGTTTGATTTTCATCTTGCTTATTTTCAGTCTAAccaagtgatttttttttacttttaggaATCTGAACGAGTTGTAAGCAGGGAAGAAGGGGTGAGTCTAGGGAAAGAGCTCGGATGTCTGTTCCTGGAATGCAGCGCCAGAACTCGAGAAAACGTCGAGCAATGCTTTGCAGAACTAGCATTGAAGGTAGACAACTATTCGAAGATAATATGTGAAGAAGTATCAGAGTCCAGAAAACTTGTTTTACGTCGCTCTCTGTTTCGTTTGATGAAGAGAGAGTTTACTGTCTGGTGTAAGCTAAGTGAGGTTTTTCCGTTTTCCTCAGATAATGGAGGTGCCAAGACTGCTGGAAGAAGGATCAACGGTGAAGAGAAATATCTTGAAACAGAAACAAGAGCATCAGACACCTCCAAGTGGTGGATGCTGCTCGTAGACAACATTTTGCATGCATTGTGTTTTATGTTCACAAGTGTAAATGAGTAATATGCTTCTTTCACTCTACTGCTTTTGGTGTAAGTGCTGCTGTTTACTGTAAAATCTGTTAGCTCGTGTGTATGATTGCTAAGGCATCACAATGCAAACCAAATAATTAGCTTCGCTCACAACACATACAATCATTGTTCTAAAAATCAGACTAGGCCGGCCTATTCGGATAGTATAATCAGTAACTTTTGAGGCCTATTTGAACTGAAAAAACCAGCCGTATGGACATGGCCTATGAACCACTGGCTGGTAAACCACATCAaccaatttaaaatttatttttattataaaatatagtatttttttttatgaaaatattactactccatccgtACTGTAAAAAGTagtaaagtaagtaaaaaaAAGTATCTATATTATTCATTGTCTTATCTTACTCTCTATTAAATACTTTTTCTAAATCTCGTACTTAAAAGAAGCGTCCCATTTCGGCGTGACAGATGGAGTACTAATACTAAATTTCATCATGACTCATGTTTAAAGTTGGCccataaaatgaaaattattatatttgaattttataatagCCCATGCTTATAGTTAGTTAGGACATTTCAtaatgtttgttttgatttttcaatATATGAAAAAAAGTCTTTATTTTATAGTCACATCTTACAATATTTTATCTTGTTTATTCAATGTGGAATAGAAGTCTTTGAGCACTAATTTAGAGTGAAAATAGCTCTAATATGAAAGATATACaatgattaatttaattgagGTTGTAAATCAAAATGATAGTGATCAAATTAAACTACTAATGAAATCATATTACAAAATCATTGATGGATATTGAAACTAACAAATGAAGTGCTTATATTTTTTAAGTAAATACAGTCATGATTGACATGAtctttaaaatattactccatgatttaattttatattttacttttctattttttaaagttcgggattcctattttttttttgctaacaTAACGTATTCAATACGCAATTTGTAAGCATATAAGGAATTTATGTTTCTGGGTCTTAAAAGATTAGTGATATTGGCATCTGAGGCATGTAAAAATGATTTCAATTaagtttatactccctccgttctataaTAGATGACATAGTTGGGAAATGGCACGAAATTTTAGGAGGTGTTGTTTTATGTGTTATGTGAAGAGAAAAtaggtatatttatattaatgtgacaaagaactttttccaaaaaagaaaatgtaacattttttttgagacaaactaaaaaggaaagtgtgacatctattaagggacagatggagtattattttttattaacttTATTTTAACTAATTTGTTGGCATTTAATGTGTTAAAATCCAAGACTTGTATtctacaatatatttttttttattatcattgatgcactatttttttagcactacaactTTTACAAGTATACAACGTAGGTACAGATAAGCACATGATATTGAATACATGGAATGTTAACACAGACTGGCTATCTAAGACTAggcttctttcactatttgaAGACACGGTTGTGGATTGGTTTTGAATGCTGATAAAcagtaaataaaacaattaaaaagaaaGCAATAACAATCGCAGATAATAACACAGAGAAAAGACAGATGAGacaagggaattccagggacgtgctttcacagttatggtttatACAAGTctcaactacaacaccctatcACAGTTCATGCTTtactagaacgagtcacataaataTGGCACATGCGACACAAAGTTTGTTAAACACTAAGGTCATCTAGCAACTCCAAAAAGCACAATATGATTCAAGTTGTTTTCACTCTCAATTAAAAGTGTTTAAGGGAATTAATTGTAGTGTTAGCTAAGTTCTTTTAACATGCAAATCCTCTCTCAAATTTGCAAGCCAATAAATCATCACataatgtgtcactcaaacatgtAACATTATCCACTACTTAGAATAAAGCAAACaatgaacaaaacggatattaaataaataggaaccGTATAAATCAAAATCGTTACTGTAAACAATTGAGGAACGATTTGAGTAGCAAGAACAATCGGTTGAAGATTGGAATGAAATTgtaaaggaaattttattcactggaatgagaaaaacgagagagagaagatgagCTACCATGTAAAACTAACTAATGAATTAGCTATTTAACAGAAACTAACGGCTAGTTtcaatcctacggctaggattaaaacttgactaacaaacagatctaacggctgctgaaacgagttgtcataacagccgagctgccgagctgccgagctgccgagcttgccgagcttgccgagcttgccgagcttggtgcttgagccatcacaatctaccaacaaactccaccttgatTGCTCAATCACCAACCAAACTCTTCCTTTCCAGTCCCACTAGTTTCAAACATAGCAGAAACTTTTCCTTAGGCAATGGTTTAGTCAACATGTCTGCCGGGTTCTCTGAAGTATGAACTTTGAAGACTTTCACATTGCCTCTTTCAATCTCCTCCCTGATGAAGTGATAccgcacatcaatgtgctttgATCTCTCGTGATAAGCTTGATGCTTGGCCAGAAATAGGGCACTATTATTGTCACAGCCAACTGCTATCGCCCCTTGCTCAATCCCAAGATCAGACAACATTCCTTTCAACCAGAAACTCTCTTTGATTGCAGCAGCAAGTGAGATAAATTCTGCTTCCGTTGTGGAAAGTGCCACCACACTTTGGAGACTTGATTTCCAGCTAATAGCAGACCCAAACATTGTGAATATGTATGCCGACtgagactttctgttgtctaagTTCCCAGCAAAGTCCGAGTCACAATATCCCACAATAGCATCAGCTCCACCTCCATCATTCACTCCATATAGAATGCCTACATCCCCAGCACCCCTTAGATACCTCATCAACCATTTGAGAGCAATCCAATGTTCTCTTCCATGATTTGCCATAAACCGGCTGACAACACTTGTGGCTTGTGCTATATCTGCTCTGGTGCTGATCATAGCATACATAATGCTCCCTACTATATTAGCATAGGGTATCTTCATCATTTCTCTGGACTCAGCCTCACTGTTGGGCCTCTGATCAGCCTTGAGCTTGAAGTGCATTGCTAGTGGAGTAGCCACTGCCTTCATATTCTCCACCTTGAACCTTCTCAGCAACTTTGATATATAATCAGATTGTGTGAGCCACAATGCCTTTTAGCTCTATCTCTGATAATGTTCATGCCTAAGATTCTCCTTGCTGGCCCgaggtctttcatttcaaacgcAGCATTGAGTTCATCCTTCACTTCTTGCACTGCCTTCCTGCTAGCTCCAGCAAcaagcatgtcatctacataaagtAGAAGATATGTAGGATGTATGCCCCCTTTTCTGACATATACACAGGAGTCATAACTTGATCTCTGAAAACCAATCTTGATCATATAATCATCAAAagtcttattccactgtctactAGCCTGCTTCAAACCATATATACTTCTTCTCAGCAAgcatactttattttcattcCCTGGTTTGATGAAGCCCTCAGGCTGGGCCATGTAGATTGTTTCCTCTAGTCCTCCATGTAAGAAGGCCGTTTTCACATCAAGCTGCtccaattccagatccaacttAGCAACCAAAGCCAGCAACATTCGAATGGAAGAATGCTTTACAACCGGTGAGAAGACCTCATTGAAATCAACTCCATGctcttgagtgaatcctctagccACTAACCGGGCTTTAAATCTGATCTGATCACCCTCAGCACCTTCCAGCTTCTTTTTGAATATCCATTTACAGCTGATAACCTTCCTTCCATCAGGTTTCTCAACCAATATCCAAGTGCCATTTTTCAGTAGAGAATCAATTTCATCCACCATTGCTTTCATCCACTTTTCCCATTCTTTGCTCTCCATTGCTTCCTTATATGAGGATGGCTCTATATACTCAACATCTTCAGCCacacataatgcataaaatagCATCTCAGAATCATCAAATCTTGATGGCAGCTTGATCTTTCTTCTGACTCGATCCCTAGCCAGCTGGTAGTTTTCCAGATTATCTTGAGGCTGTGTTTGTGTCTCATTCTGAGCACTCTGAGGCTCAGTGACTTCTTCACTCTCCCCATGTTTCTCATGCCTCCCATGCTCCACCTCAAAGTCAGCTTTATCAACAGAATCAGTCACAGAATCAGGCTTCTCAACTATCACTTTGTTCTTATCCAGAAAAGGCATTTCAGTTTCAGAGAATACAACATCTCTACTAATCACAATCTTGTGATTCCCTGGCTCTACACACCACAAACGATATCCCTTCACCCCAGGTTGATATCCCAACATCACACACCTAATAGCCCGAGCATCCAACTTCCCTTGTTTGAGATGAGCATATGCCTTGCAGCCAAACACTCTCAATGTGGTGTAATCTCCATGGCTGCCATACCATCTAAAATCAGGTGTGTCTCCCTCTATACTTGATGAGGGACATTTGTTGATAAGTTTCACAGCCGTGGATGCAGCCTCGGCCCAAAACTTCTTCTCAAGTCCAGATGAGAGGAGCatacacctcaccctctctaatATGGTTCTATTTGCCCTTTCTGCTATGCCATTCTGCTGAGGATTCAGAGGTACAGTCCGGTGCCTTTTAATTCCCCTCTCCTTACAAAAGTTATCAAACTCTTTGGAGAGATACTCCAAGCCGTTATCAGTCCTCAAACATTTAAGAACCACTGACTTCTCCTTCTCCACTTCCAGGCACCATTGCTTGAACTTACTAAAAGCCTCTGATTTCTCTCTCAAAATGTATATCCACATTTTTCTAGAGTAGTCATCTATGATACTCATATAATACTTCCCTCCACCTACTGACACCACAGATGCAGGACCCCACAAGTCACTATGGGCATAATCAAGAGTGGATGTGGAAGTGTGCTTGCCTTTGGGATAGGGCTGTTTCTTGGACTTACCCAAAATGCATTCCTCACATGGAGTAGTGTCCATCTGCCCAGAACTTTGTATAATCCCCTTCTTGGCCAGCTCCTTAATGCTTCCCTCAGCTGCATGAGCAAGCCGCATATGCCAGATTTTGAAGTCATCAGCCTTCACAATATTTGCCTGTGCAGTAGGGATCTCAACACTAGCCAGTAGATAATACAAGCTTCCCCTCCTTTCAGCTTCCATCACCACTCTTTGATCCTTGGAAACTGTCATTTTTCCCCCAGTAGAGCAGAATGTATATCCCTTGCGTTCAAGAAGCCCAAGTGAAATGAGATTCCTCTTGATATCAGGTATGTATCTCACTTCACTTATAATCTTCACAGATCCATCTTGCATTCTCAGCCTGATCTTGCCTATACCTTGGATGGTACAAACTTGGTTGTTGCCCAATATAACCGATCCAGTCATCTCTTGGATCTCCTCAAACCAGCCAAGATTCGAACTCATATGCAGACTACACcccgagtccatgatccaagatCCTCCCAGACCACCCTCCATCACATTCAGAATTTCTGGCACATCAGTTTCCTCAACACAGTCAGTGGATGGAACACGGTTTCCACCACCATTTGcttgccttcttttccatgcgaaGCAATCCTTTTTGAGGTGACCCGACTTCTTGCACCAATGACATGAGCGGGTTTCCTTTTGATCATTTGATGGAGTTTTCTGATTTTCTTGGCTCGGCTTCTGAAACCTCTTGACTCCCTTGAACTTCTTGACATTTAGGCTCTCAGCCATAGCCTCTGGATTCTTAGAACCTGACTTCTGAATTTCTTTTGCTCTTATGGCCGACTGAACTTCAACAAGGGTGATAGTACCCTCTCGGCCATACAATATAGCATCTCGTAGCTGATCAAATGACTTCGGCAGAGCATTCAAAAGTAATATTGCCTTATCTTCATCCCCTATCGAGGCGTCgatattttcaagatcatcGACCGCCTTATTGAAGTCTTCAAGTTGCTCCAATATCCCTTTATCATCCAAGAATCGATAGGAGTATAACCGCTGCTTCATGAGCAGCCTATTGGCCAAGGACTTAGCCATGTACAAGTCTTCGAGCTTCGCGATTATTCCGGCTGCAGTCTTTTCTTTTGCAACCTCTCGAAGAACTTTATCCCCGAGGCATAGCACAATTGCACTATGAGCTTTCGCCTCGATCTCAGCTCGTTTAAGGATCTCCTTTTCGTCAAGATCCACCTTCTCCCCTTCCTCCGACTTGTCCTCCTTTCCGCCCGCCTCCAACGCCGAAGCAAGGCCTTGATGAATCAGCATAGCCCGCATCTTCATCCGCCATAAGCCGAAATCATTCCTACCCGTGAATTTCTCGGCCTCAAACCTAGAAGCCATAACACCCTCCAATCTCACCACCGAAAGAACAAATCAGAAATCAATCGCGCCTCCCGATTCCCatagacggcgccaatttgtaaacAATTGAGGAACGATTTGAGTAGCAAGAACAATCGGTTGAAGATTGGAATGAAATTgtaaaggaaattttattcactggaatgagaaaaacgagagagagaagatgagCTACCATGTAAAACTAACTAATGAATTAGCTATTTAACAGAAACTAACGGCTAGTTtcaatcctacggctaggattaaaacttgactaacaaacagatctaacggctgctgaaacgagttgtcataacagccgagctgccgagctgccgagctgccgagcttgccgagcttgccgagcttgccgagcttggtgcttgagccatcacaatctaccaacaGTTACTAACACATATAtttctatgaatttagttactcATAGACCAATAATCTAAACCCATAGTTTGTAGGGAATACATGAAATACATAAGAGCTAAgataataaaacccaaaggttgaatctcgtatccttgatcttctcttgattccaaGCTTCAAACTCTACGTATGATGGAAAGATGATGATAAATGGAAGGAACTCTTAAATATAATTCTCTAGTGTAATAGCCTTGAAGTCGTGCATCATTATATGGTAAATCTTCTATTCCAGTTACGAaagtcttggagagaaactaGGTAAAATTTTGCGACGCACTCTCCCAGCGAACCGCTGGGCAAAATCCCAACGGTCGCTGTGGAGTCTTCCGGAACACTCTGGACTACTATAAGTGGTCACCGTGCACGATCCAGCGGTCGCTGGACGTGTTCCTCTTTTTTAGGCACGGTTTACGAGTTGGGCCGCATGGACAACAGTAGATGTGCTCCAGCAGCAGCTGAGTAAGGTCCAGTGGACCGCTGGCTGGATCGAATACTCCAGGCTTCAAACTTCGAATTTTAACTATctttttatgctttattttgcatatttcttacaaaacacgtcaaaaatatcaaaatagataaaaatatgcaaataatggacatgtaatgcaactttaaCACTCAATTATTGCCTTAAAACAATGGAGAATTCGAGCGTATCAATCATGCACTaaagtaatattttttatataatactccctccgtcccgcactactcgcacctttccttttgggcacggagattaaggaatgagtgatagacaaagtcaacaattacggctgtaggtataaattgttactaaaaatggaaagagtgcaaataacttgggacaccaaaaaaggaaataagtgcaagtagtgcgggacggagggagtatatacttatattatactccctctgtcccattaaaaataaatgtttttcGTTTTTAGTTGTCCcactaaaaatgaatttttttctaaaatagagACAACATTATCTCACAAAATAAcgctacataaaatctcgtgccgaaaaaataaatgtttcatatttattgtgATGGGAGTATATATAGGGATATAATCAAAAACTTTAAGTATATGCTACTGCAATAATTCCGTTTGACCTGTGGTTAGACTAGTATATTGATTAAACCGTGAACTGATAATTTTGCCGTTCAGTTACCTATCTGATTTTAACATTAATGCTCGCAATAGAAGAAAAAGATGATATGAGTCTAGTAAAGAGATCAAACATACTCTTCTACCAATTCATGGGTCTCATTTCaagtaattattatttttaaaaatgaaattaattattataaacaaaaattaattatttaaaaaattcactTTGCGGCCACCACCTGGCCACAACAGTGCCAAAAAACTACCGCTCGGCCCAACTTTGCGCTGTATGGAGGTTGGAACCGCGGGCGGGCGGATCATTTGATGCGTTGCAGTGGAGCTGCGGCCGGGTCTCTATTGTGGAAGGCCTAACAATACGTAAGCAAATACCGAGGAAAAACAATGAAAGtaatataaaaacaaatgaaactgaacattaataaattacaaaaagtcTAGCCAAGGAAGGGTGGTTGTTAATGTTATTTAAACAAGTGTGACAGTCAATTTGCTTCTGAGGGCAGCTGAGGCATCTGAACTGTACAAACATATAAGGAATAAAAGTTAGCTTATTATGAGATTTTATATGATTCCAATGTATTCATTGGGTGTCTGACAATAGTTTTATATAAGTGTGACTGAAAATGAAGACATGGAATGTCAAAATTGAAGCCTCAGAATTGTGGAGTATGACATATCCAACTATAAAGTCAATATACTTCATGATAGACAGCTATAGCggtggaatatatatatatattagtgatTTATGGCAAATACCCCTTAActatataactagagaacaaataatagccactggatcaaaaaaatcaagggctagtattaattttcgaatttaatgagatattagctccctcaatcacaaatttactccataataacaagttaggggtattatggtcattgcaCAACTAATTAACTCCAAAATCAGGTTAGATTCgaaaattgaattcatttgaaactgcgtcttcttctctcttctcctcttctctgttCACCATCGTAAAATCACCGATTAAACCGCATTCAAGCCGTCGCCTATATTACATGTTGCACCCAAATTGTTTGAAACCGAAGATGAATTCATCAAATTTGGgagaaatttaaaattagtgTTTGAAGAAATGGGATTGGGAACCAAACCAATCTTCTCAACGCTGGATCTGTTGGTGTTTGGGAAAATTGGGACCGAGGGCATGAAGCTGCTTCCCCCAAATTGCTCCCCGCCGAACCCTTGATCCATCACACCAAAGCCGCCGCTAAAATTGAAATCCGCGGCGGTTCCTCCGCCAAATTGGACGAACTTACTGAGATTCCCATTGCAGGATCGTCCACATCAGC is a window of Salvia splendens isolate huo1 chromosome 3, SspV2, whole genome shotgun sequence DNA encoding:
- the LOC121795475 gene encoding ras-related protein RABC2a-like, producing MGSSGQGQSNYDLSFKILLIGDSAVGKSSLLVSFISNVVDDLSPTVGVDFKIKFLTVGGKKLKLTIWDTAGQERFRTLTSSYYRGAHGIILVYDVTRRDTFTNLSDVWAKELELYSTNEDCLKMLVGNKVDRESERVVSREEGVSLGKELGCLFLECSARTRENVEQCFAELALKIMEVPRLLEEGSTVKRNILKQKQEHQTPPSGGCCS